The Microbacterium luteum genome includes a region encoding these proteins:
- a CDS encoding metal-dependent transcriptional regulator yields MASPAVDDYLKTIYHHTEWQDERMTPSQLAGVLGLAPSSVTEMVKKLASLGLVTHRPYGPVSLTATGERRAAAIIRRHRLIETWLVREFGYAWDEVHDEAEVLEHAISDRLLAGIDDLLGHPLFDPHGDAIPRADGTVVREPFVLLADAAAGHTGRVLRVSDRDADVLRVAEAAGMTVATEVTVTAAGVRVGDAETALDDDVRQAVWLSA; encoded by the coding sequence GTGGCCTCTCCCGCCGTCGACGACTACCTGAAGACGATCTACCACCACACCGAGTGGCAGGACGAGCGCATGACGCCGTCCCAGCTGGCCGGCGTGCTCGGCCTCGCCCCGTCGAGCGTGACCGAGATGGTGAAGAAGCTGGCGAGCCTCGGGCTGGTGACCCACCGCCCGTACGGTCCGGTCTCGTTGACGGCGACGGGCGAGCGTCGCGCTGCCGCCATCATCCGCCGGCACCGCCTCATCGAGACGTGGCTCGTGCGCGAGTTCGGCTACGCGTGGGACGAGGTGCACGACGAAGCCGAGGTGCTCGAGCATGCGATCAGCGACCGCCTTCTCGCCGGCATCGACGACCTCCTCGGTCATCCGCTGTTCGACCCGCACGGCGACGCGATCCCGCGGGCCGACGGAACGGTCGTGCGCGAGCCGTTCGTGCTGCTCGCGGATGCGGCGGCCGGCCACACCGGCCGGGTGCTGCGCGTGAGCGACCGCGACGCCGACGTGCTGCGCGTCGCCGAAGCGGCCGGGATGACGGTCGCCACCGAGGTCACCGTGACGGCGGCCGGCGTGCGGGTCGGCGACGCGGAGACGGCGCTGGACGACGACGTGCGACAGGCGGTGTGGCTCAGCGCCTGA
- a CDS encoding SDR family NAD(P)-dependent oxidoreductase: MSGPEWHLPDLTGRTYLVTGSNAGLGYFSCEHLVRAGADVIMSARNPARLAAARAALFRRVPEAAGRDAVESLVIDTSNSGSLRAAAATLRSRGALDGVLLNAGIVHPPKRRTLTRDGNELVFATNVLGHFALAGELLPALAAAGGRMVWVGSMSTSMWRYDPVDPQLSEGYTPWRAYVQSKIATSSLGFEADRRLRGADVAVASVVAHPGYSTSGRTAGIRGVNNPSRLTRFADNIQAPVTQSKEVGAQPLVHALAASDVAGGEYWGPRARLRGEPRRGTSSRVTQDREVAARIWEVCEHATGVAWPFAKAAKTKRLRR; encoded by the coding sequence GTGAGTGGACCCGAGTGGCATCTCCCCGACCTCACCGGCCGGACGTACCTCGTCACGGGTTCCAACGCGGGTCTCGGCTACTTCTCGTGCGAGCACCTCGTGCGGGCCGGGGCGGACGTGATCATGTCGGCGCGCAATCCCGCTCGCCTCGCCGCGGCTCGCGCGGCCCTCTTCCGCCGGGTGCCCGAGGCTGCCGGACGCGATGCGGTCGAATCCCTCGTCATCGACACCAGCAACTCCGGCTCGCTGCGCGCCGCCGCCGCCACCCTCCGCAGCCGCGGTGCGCTCGACGGCGTGCTGCTGAATGCCGGCATCGTGCATCCGCCGAAACGGCGCACCCTCACGCGCGACGGCAACGAGCTCGTCTTCGCCACCAACGTGCTCGGCCATTTCGCGCTGGCCGGCGAGCTGCTTCCCGCGCTCGCCGCGGCAGGCGGACGCATGGTGTGGGTGGGGAGCATGTCGACCTCGATGTGGCGATACGACCCGGTCGACCCGCAGCTGTCCGAGGGCTACACGCCCTGGCGCGCCTACGTGCAGTCGAAGATCGCGACCAGCTCGCTCGGGTTCGAAGCCGACCGCCGCCTGCGCGGCGCCGACGTGGCGGTCGCGAGCGTCGTGGCGCATCCGGGCTACTCCACCAGCGGACGCACCGCCGGCATCCGCGGCGTGAACAATCCCTCCCGGCTGACGCGCTTCGCCGACAATATCCAGGCGCCCGTCACCCAGTCCAAGGAGGTCGGCGCGCAGCCCCTCGTGCACGCGCTGGCGGCATCCGATGTCGCCGGGGGCGAGTACTGGGGACCGCGCGCCCGGCTTCGGGGCGAGCCTCGACGCGGCACGTCGTCGCGCGTCACCCAGGACCGTGAGGTCGCCGCGCGCATCTGGGAGGTGTGCGAGCACGCGACCGGCGTCGCCTGGCCCTTCGCCAAAGCCGCCAAGACCAAGCGGCTCAGGCGCTGA
- a CDS encoding HAD-IIA family hydrolase has product MRTRDEVECWLTDMDGVLVHENTPIPGASELLQQWRDLGVPFLVLTNNSIFTPRDLSARLRASGLVVPEEAIWTSALATADFLRSQMPGGSAFVIGEAGLTTALHEAGFIMTETDPDYVVIGETRNYSFEAITKAIRFIRGGARFIATNPDATGPSVEGVLPATGAISALISKATGKEPYVVGKPNPMMFRSALNRIGAHSENTGMIGDRMDTDVVAGIEAGLHTVLVRTGISDDAEIERYPFRPDEILDSVAELLADDPIEAEMPEGEVTHGL; this is encoded by the coding sequence ATGCGTACCCGTGACGAGGTCGAATGCTGGCTCACCGACATGGACGGCGTGCTCGTCCATGAGAACACCCCCATCCCCGGCGCATCCGAGCTTCTCCAGCAGTGGCGGGATCTCGGAGTGCCGTTTCTCGTTCTCACGAACAATTCGATCTTCACGCCGCGCGACCTCAGTGCGCGACTGCGCGCATCCGGTCTCGTCGTGCCCGAGGAGGCCATCTGGACCTCCGCCCTCGCGACCGCGGACTTCCTGCGCTCGCAGATGCCGGGCGGCAGCGCCTTCGTCATCGGCGAGGCGGGCCTGACGACCGCTCTCCACGAGGCCGGGTTCATCATGACCGAGACCGATCCGGACTACGTGGTGATCGGCGAGACGCGCAACTACTCCTTCGAGGCGATCACGAAGGCGATCCGCTTCATCCGCGGTGGCGCCCGGTTCATCGCCACCAACCCCGATGCGACCGGCCCCTCGGTCGAGGGCGTGCTGCCGGCGACCGGGGCGATCTCGGCCCTCATCTCCAAGGCGACGGGCAAGGAGCCGTATGTCGTCGGCAAGCCGAACCCGATGATGTTCCGCTCGGCCCTGAACCGCATCGGCGCGCACTCCGAGAACACCGGCATGATCGGCGACCGGATGGACACCGACGTCGTGGCGGGGATCGAAGCGGGCCTGCACACCGTGTTGGTGCGCACCGGCATCTCCGATGACGCCGAGATCGAGCGCTATCCGTTCCGCCCCGACGAGATCCTGGACTCCGTCGCCGAACTGCTCGCCGACGACCCGATCGAGGCCGAGATGCCCGAGGGCGAAGTCACCCACGGGCTGTGA
- a CDS encoding acyl-CoA dehydrogenase family protein: MNGQTVAAPLRTDFTDQVWAAVPRDLEERFRPTVERIAEEAAARDRGRDLPFEAVRELRDLGIGRARVSVEDGGLGTDWASLTPLLIAIAAADANVPQIFRGHFALVEQALTTTDRGFGDRWIRRVVEGETTGNAWSEASGSTTSRAGTELRVDVDGTLRVRGRKFYTTGSIFAEWTDAVAHRVADGVDVAVLVRLDQPGVSVSDDWDGFGQRGTGTGTIVFDDAVVDAADVLPVAERFGYQTALYQLVLLSVLAGIAHRAVSDAADAVRSRARVYSHGTADRAQDDVQIQALIGELAASAYAVESTVHAVAGAVDDAVAAARAVRDDPGDEALRERARAADAIAEIRAAQAQSFATGAVQTIASRLFDALGASSTARGASLDRHWRNARTVSSHNPVLYKNRWVGAWVLTGDLPQPLWAVGSPSVTARG; encoded by the coding sequence GTGAACGGCCAGACGGTGGCGGCCCCTCTCCGCACGGATTTCACCGACCAGGTGTGGGCGGCGGTGCCGCGAGACCTCGAGGAACGGTTCCGCCCGACAGTGGAGCGCATCGCCGAGGAGGCGGCAGCTCGTGACCGCGGGCGAGATCTGCCGTTCGAGGCGGTGCGCGAGCTGCGCGACCTCGGCATCGGACGCGCGCGCGTCAGCGTCGAGGACGGCGGGCTCGGTACCGACTGGGCGAGCCTCACGCCGCTGCTGATCGCGATCGCGGCCGCCGACGCGAACGTGCCGCAGATCTTCCGCGGCCACTTCGCCCTCGTCGAGCAGGCGCTGACCACGACCGACCGCGGGTTCGGTGACCGGTGGATCCGGCGGGTGGTGGAGGGCGAGACCACCGGCAACGCGTGGAGCGAAGCATCCGGATCGACCACGTCACGCGCGGGCACCGAGCTGCGCGTCGACGTCGACGGCACCCTGCGGGTGCGTGGACGCAAGTTCTACACCACCGGTAGCATCTTCGCGGAATGGACCGACGCGGTCGCCCATCGTGTTGCGGACGGCGTCGATGTCGCGGTGCTCGTGCGGCTCGATCAGCCCGGGGTGAGCGTGAGCGACGACTGGGACGGATTCGGGCAGCGAGGCACGGGGACCGGCACCATCGTGTTCGATGACGCCGTTGTCGACGCCGCCGACGTGCTGCCGGTGGCCGAACGCTTCGGATACCAGACGGCGCTCTACCAGCTGGTGCTGCTGAGCGTGCTGGCGGGGATCGCGCATCGGGCGGTTTCCGATGCGGCGGATGCGGTGCGGTCGCGAGCGCGGGTGTACAGCCACGGAACGGCCGATCGCGCGCAGGACGACGTGCAGATCCAGGCTCTGATCGGTGAGCTCGCGGCCTCCGCCTACGCGGTCGAGTCGACGGTGCACGCCGTGGCAGGCGCCGTCGACGACGCCGTCGCCGCCGCGCGAGCGGTGCGCGACGACCCCGGTGACGAGGCGCTGCGAGAGCGCGCGCGGGCGGCCGACGCGATCGCGGAGATCCGGGCTGCACAGGCGCAGTCGTTCGCCACCGGTGCGGTGCAGACGATCGCATCGCGCCTGTTCGACGCGCTGGGTGCCTCATCCACGGCGCGCGGCGCGTCGCTCGACCGGCATTGGCGGAACGCCCGCACGGTCTCGAGCCACAATCCGGTGCTCTACAAGAACCGCTGGGTCGGCGCGTGGGTGCTCACCGGCGACCTGCCGCAGCCGCTCTGGGCGGTGGGGAGCCCGAGCGTCACAGCCCGTGGGTGA
- a CDS encoding acyl-CoA dehydrogenase family protein — MTATTSLAPPRTHWSGTATDAELARWDAVAEAVAETLGADALARDRANAQPFAEARLLQDAALTTLLDPVEFGGGGAQWETAARVVRIIARRDASIAQLLGYHYINEANIALVAAPDERERWFRSSIDGRWIWGDSVNPVDPNLTLTVDGDGYRLDGFKRYSTGSGVGEALLINAVVEDGPDAGAFAYLVLPHGHPGVELVDDWDNLGQRLSASNTVTYRNVRVDPEHVLGFGTDEPIQSFVTPGIQLMFGNLYLGIAEGALAQARDLTVARPNAWFLSEASTYRDDPFVRRLYGELVSKTAAVSALADRVNRRFDETIALGADVSAKDRARLAVEVAQLKVVASDTATDVAHRVFEATGTSSTASRVGLDLHWRNIRTHSLHDPVDYKKLEVGAHFLTGAVQPISLYT, encoded by the coding sequence ATGACCGCCACCACCAGCCTCGCCCCGCCCCGTACCCACTGGTCGGGCACCGCCACCGACGCGGAGCTCGCGCGATGGGATGCCGTGGCCGAGGCCGTCGCCGAGACGCTCGGCGCCGACGCCCTCGCCCGGGACCGCGCCAACGCGCAGCCGTTCGCCGAGGCTCGGCTGCTGCAGGATGCCGCTCTCACGACCCTGCTCGATCCCGTCGAGTTCGGCGGCGGCGGGGCCCAGTGGGAGACCGCCGCGAGGGTGGTGCGCATCATCGCCCGACGCGACGCCTCGATCGCGCAGCTGCTCGGATACCACTACATCAACGAGGCGAACATCGCGCTGGTCGCCGCGCCCGACGAGCGGGAGCGCTGGTTCCGCTCCTCGATCGACGGCCGCTGGATCTGGGGCGACTCGGTCAACCCGGTGGATCCGAACCTGACGCTCACGGTGGACGGCGACGGCTACCGCCTCGACGGCTTCAAGCGGTACTCCACCGGGTCGGGAGTCGGTGAGGCGCTGCTCATCAACGCTGTTGTCGAAGACGGCCCCGACGCGGGAGCGTTCGCCTACCTGGTGCTCCCCCATGGGCATCCCGGCGTCGAGCTCGTGGACGACTGGGACAACCTGGGCCAGCGGCTGTCGGCCAGCAACACCGTGACCTACCGAAACGTGCGCGTCGACCCGGAGCATGTTCTCGGGTTCGGCACCGACGAGCCGATCCAGAGCTTCGTGACACCCGGCATCCAGCTGATGTTCGGCAATCTCTACCTCGGAATCGCGGAGGGCGCGCTCGCGCAGGCGCGCGACCTGACCGTTGCGCGGCCGAACGCGTGGTTCCTGTCCGAGGCCTCCACCTACCGGGACGACCCGTTCGTCCGACGTCTCTATGGCGAGCTCGTGTCGAAGACGGCTGCGGTGTCGGCGCTCGCCGATCGGGTGAACCGCCGATTCGACGAGACCATCGCCCTCGGCGCCGACGTCTCCGCGAAGGACCGCGCACGACTTGCCGTCGAGGTCGCGCAGCTCAAGGTGGTCGCCAGCGACACCGCCACCGACGTCGCCCACCGCGTGTTCGAAGCGACCGGCACGAGTTCGACGGCGAGCCGCGTGGGTCTCGACCTGCACTGGCGCAACATCCGCACGCACTCCCTGCACGACCCGGTCGACTACAAGAAACTCGAAGTGGGAGCCCACTTTCTCACCGGTGCCGTCCAGCCGATCTCCCTGTACACGTGA
- a CDS encoding LLM class flavin-dependent oxidoreductase: protein MTKPIILNAFEMSCVTHQAPGLWRHPDNRADEYHRLDYWIDLAKLLERGGFDAVFLADVLGVYDVYRDSVAPALRDAAQVPVGDPLLQIPAMAAVTERLGFGVTVATTYAQPYALARTLTTLDHFTGGRIGWNVVTSYLASAARNLGLGDQIAHDDRYGIADEFLDVVYKLWEGSWEDGAVLRDRDTGVFTDPEKVHPIDHRGEHFDVPGIHLGEPSPQRTPVIFQAGASPRGQEFAARHGEAIFINGLAPELTRRTTDGIRDKARAAGRDGDDVKILTLATVIVAETDELARAKRDDFRRYVSLEGSLALYGGWSGIDLAALDPDEPLRYVDTDAARSALSIFTKADPTREWTPRDIAEYVGIGGIGAVIVGSPTTVADELERWVDVGGVDGFNLAYVITPGTFEDIAEHLTPELRRRGLLAADARPGATLRERLSGSAVVPEWHPAHAYRGAFAGSRTAADGGASLVPTTV from the coding sequence GTGACCAAGCCGATCATCCTCAACGCGTTCGAGATGAGCTGCGTGACCCACCAGGCGCCGGGCCTGTGGCGGCATCCCGACAACCGAGCGGACGAGTATCACCGCCTGGACTACTGGATCGACTTGGCGAAGCTGCTCGAACGAGGCGGTTTCGACGCGGTCTTCCTGGCTGACGTGCTCGGGGTGTACGACGTCTACCGCGACTCCGTCGCGCCCGCCCTGCGCGACGCCGCGCAGGTGCCCGTCGGGGATCCGCTGCTGCAGATCCCGGCGATGGCGGCGGTCACCGAGCGTCTCGGCTTCGGAGTGACGGTCGCGACGACGTACGCCCAGCCCTACGCGCTGGCGCGCACGCTCACGACGCTCGACCACTTCACCGGCGGCCGAATCGGCTGGAACGTCGTGACGTCCTACCTCGCCAGCGCCGCGCGCAACCTCGGACTCGGCGACCAGATCGCGCACGACGACCGCTATGGCATCGCCGACGAGTTCCTGGATGTCGTCTACAAGCTGTGGGAGGGATCGTGGGAAGACGGCGCCGTGCTCCGCGATCGTGACACCGGTGTCTTCACCGACCCCGAGAAGGTGCACCCGATCGACCATCGCGGTGAGCACTTCGACGTGCCCGGCATCCACCTCGGCGAGCCGTCGCCCCAGCGCACCCCCGTGATCTTCCAGGCGGGCGCGTCGCCCCGTGGGCAGGAGTTCGCCGCTCGCCACGGGGAGGCCATCTTCATCAACGGGCTTGCCCCCGAACTCACCCGCCGCACCACCGACGGCATCCGTGACAAGGCCCGCGCCGCCGGGCGCGATGGTGACGACGTGAAGATCCTCACCCTCGCCACCGTCATCGTCGCCGAGACGGACGAGCTCGCGAGAGCGAAGCGCGACGACTTTCGTCGGTACGTCTCGCTCGAGGGCTCTCTCGCTCTGTACGGCGGCTGGTCGGGGATCGACCTCGCCGCGCTCGACCCCGACGAGCCGCTCCGGTACGTCGATACGGATGCCGCCCGCTCCGCCCTGTCGATCTTCACCAAGGCCGACCCCACCCGCGAGTGGACACCGCGCGACATCGCCGAGTACGTCGGCATCGGCGGCATCGGCGCGGTCATCGTCGGAAGCCCGACCACCGTGGCCGACGAGCTGGAGAGATGGGTCGACGTCGGCGGGGTCGACGGATTCAACCTCGCCTACGTCATCACGCCCGGCACGTTCGAGGACATCGCCGAGCACCTCACGCCTGAGCTGCGTCGGCGGGGTCTTCTCGCCGCCGACGCCCGCCCCGGCGCCACGCTGCGCGAGCGGCTCTCCGGCAGCGCCGTGGTGCCCGAGTGGCACCCGGCGCACGCGTATCGGGGTGCGTTCGCCGGTTCGCGCACCGCCGCCGACGGCGGCGCATCCCTCGTTCCCACCACCGTCTGA
- a CDS encoding ABC transporter substrate-binding protein — MSDSSRRARTLRRFAVPTVVAASAVMLASCAGGDADASDAAGEQELTVLLISSHEGASDLLAERYEAETGVRINPVIVPYDEIGNTLALDQQSGANTIDVAAPWYVSIGDLADSGSIQDLTDWIASDPAADEDDFIPSIYDPYTLVEDRRYGLPFDGDTHVLFYNTEILQRNGFDAPPATWDEYVEQSRVITENEGADGVYGNVIFGQKSPLILGASFANRLAGFGGAFVDDAGAPVINSPEAVAAAQSLADALESAYPTPTETAFGEGNSAWYAGNAAFIENWTDLGVGSQINPDSTVADGWGVTLLPVGGENTQARASLVAGFTWVIAAHTDKTELARDFIQWAASSEINEELLVADPQTGIDPNRISSLESEAYGQAYPDLQRVNRATLDGALAWPTGKNATQAAEVLTDELAKLVAGEVTAQEALDAAQAEWEELLG, encoded by the coding sequence ATGTCCGATTCGTCACGCCGCGCACGCACGCTGCGCAGGTTCGCCGTCCCCACCGTCGTCGCCGCCTCCGCGGTCATGCTGGCCTCGTGCGCCGGCGGCGACGCCGACGCATCGGACGCTGCCGGCGAGCAGGAGCTGACCGTGCTGCTCATCTCATCGCACGAGGGCGCCTCCGACCTCCTCGCGGAGCGCTACGAGGCCGAGACGGGGGTGCGCATCAACCCGGTGATCGTCCCCTACGACGAGATCGGCAACACCCTGGCGCTCGACCAGCAGTCGGGCGCGAACACGATCGACGTTGCGGCGCCCTGGTACGTCTCGATCGGAGACCTGGCTGACTCCGGCTCGATCCAGGACCTCACCGACTGGATCGCGAGCGACCCCGCCGCCGACGAAGACGACTTCATCCCCTCGATCTACGATCCGTACACCCTGGTGGAGGATCGCCGGTACGGGCTGCCGTTCGACGGCGACACCCACGTGCTCTTCTACAACACCGAGATCCTGCAGCGGAACGGCTTCGACGCTCCGCCCGCGACATGGGACGAGTACGTCGAGCAGTCGCGCGTGATCACCGAGAACGAGGGAGCCGACGGCGTCTACGGCAACGTGATCTTCGGCCAGAAGTCCCCGCTCATCCTGGGAGCGAGCTTCGCCAACCGCCTTGCGGGGTTCGGTGGCGCGTTCGTCGACGACGCGGGCGCACCCGTGATCAACTCCCCGGAGGCCGTGGCGGCAGCGCAGTCCCTGGCCGACGCACTGGAATCCGCCTACCCCACACCCACCGAGACCGCCTTCGGCGAAGGCAACTCCGCGTGGTACGCGGGCAACGCGGCGTTCATCGAGAACTGGACCGACCTCGGCGTGGGCTCGCAGATCAACCCCGACTCCACGGTGGCCGACGGCTGGGGCGTCACGCTGCTCCCCGTCGGCGGGGAGAACACCCAGGCGCGCGCATCGCTCGTGGCCGGGTTCACCTGGGTGATCGCGGCCCACACCGACAAGACCGAGCTCGCGCGGGACTTCATCCAGTGGGCAGCCTCGAGCGAGATCAACGAGGAACTGCTCGTCGCCGACCCGCAGACCGGTATCGACCCCAACCGCATCTCCTCGCTCGAGAGTGAGGCGTACGGACAGGCCTATCCCGACCTGCAGCGCGTCAACCGCGCCACCCTCGACGGCGCACTCGCCTGGCCCACCGGCAAGAACGCCACGCAGGCGGCCGAGGTGCTCACCGACGAGCTCGCCAAGCTCGTCGCGGGTGAGGTCACCGCGCAGGAGGCACTGGATGCCGCGCAGGCGGAGTGGGAAGAGCTCCTTGGCTGA
- a CDS encoding carbohydrate ABC transporter permease, with amino-acid sequence MADASATVRPRRLPRGPAWAHRLFVSPSVLALLVLGAYPLLFIVAAAFTESSLGRPFQEFVGTATFEQVLTDADAVASLWRTLAYALAVSSASVVLGVVAALALHGAVRSGALVRTLLLLPLITPPVIVGTLWKLIYNPGGGLLATLFGLIGLPSETIAPLSSTLWALPAIAVADVWEWTPLVALLVFTALLAQDPQTLEAASLDGAHGFGTFRHITLPAVSGVVAAAFFIRLVLAFKVFDLVFMMTSGGPGQATTTTSYLIYQAALREFDVGKAAVITLLLAVLVTAVTIPVALVARRWQVNHE; translated from the coding sequence TTGGCTGACGCATCCGCGACGGTGCGCCCACGGCGCCTCCCTCGGGGGCCGGCGTGGGCGCACCGCCTGTTCGTCTCACCGAGCGTGCTCGCGCTGCTCGTGCTCGGGGCGTATCCGCTGCTGTTCATCGTGGCTGCCGCGTTCACGGAATCGTCTCTCGGCAGGCCGTTCCAGGAGTTCGTCGGCACGGCCACGTTCGAGCAGGTGCTCACAGATGCCGACGCCGTCGCGTCACTGTGGCGCACCCTCGCATACGCCCTGGCGGTATCGTCTGCGAGCGTCGTGCTCGGGGTGGTCGCGGCGCTCGCGCTCCACGGCGCGGTGCGGAGCGGGGCGCTCGTGCGCACGCTCCTCCTCCTCCCGCTCATCACACCTCCCGTGATCGTGGGCACGCTCTGGAAGCTCATCTACAACCCCGGGGGCGGGCTCCTCGCGACCCTCTTCGGACTCATCGGGCTGCCCTCCGAGACCATCGCGCCCCTGTCGTCGACGCTGTGGGCGCTCCCGGCGATCGCCGTCGCCGACGTCTGGGAGTGGACGCCCCTCGTGGCTCTGCTGGTGTTCACGGCACTCCTCGCCCAGGACCCGCAGACGCTCGAGGCCGCATCGCTTGACGGCGCACACGGGTTCGGCACGTTCCGCCACATCACCCTGCCCGCCGTTTCCGGGGTCGTCGCGGCGGCCTTCTTCATCCGGCTGGTGCTCGCCTTCAAGGTGTTCGACCTGGTCTTCATGATGACCTCCGGCGGCCCCGGACAGGCCACGACCACCACGTCGTATCTCATCTACCAGGCGGCGCTGCGGGAGTTCGACGTGGGCAAGGCGGCCGTCATCACGCTTCTTCTGGCCGTGCTCGTGACGGCGGTCACCATCCCCGTCGCTCTCGTGGCTCGACGATGGCAGGTGAATCATGAGTGA